A genomic window from Bacteroidales bacterium includes:
- a CDS encoding transporter, translating into MVTRNYIKVTIICFIHFLFYFSILSTYAQLPLITDNAELVGKKIKQVEACYGNEIDNTLRHINKNSYSDLIFTYGFNDKLDIVLGVPLAWHKIKSDTINHKEYGISDIGFEFKYQFLKNNKHLFVIKPGIIFPSGNYKNDFGCGEWNASLYFVYTLKNDKTIFNLNFGYLTNFNKCNSKMHIWDVCTSFDYELFKGFHPVLNFGIEKNPDKENNTPVIFGLIGLYYMIIKDIELSSGYKQGLSESECDYTGIAGFTIRF; encoded by the coding sequence ATGGTAACACGAAATTACATAAAAGTAACAATAATTTGCTTCATTCATTTCCTTTTTTATTTTTCCATTCTTTCAACTTATGCTCAGCTTCCTTTAATTACTGATAACGCCGAACTTGTTGGCAAAAAGATAAAGCAAGTTGAAGCTTGTTATGGAAATGAAATTGACAATACGCTCAGACATATTAATAAAAATTCATATTCTGATTTGATATTCACATACGGCTTTAATGATAAACTTGATATTGTTTTAGGTGTTCCATTAGCATGGCACAAAATAAAATCAGATACAATAAATCACAAAGAGTATGGTATTTCAGACATTGGTTTTGAATTCAAATATCAGTTCTTAAAAAACAACAAACACCTATTTGTAATCAAACCCGGAATAATTTTCCCAAGCGGTAATTACAAAAATGATTTCGGATGCGGTGAATGGAATGCATCATTGTATTTTGTTTATACATTAAAAAATGACAAAACTATATTTAATCTGAATTTCGGGTATTTAACCAATTTCAATAAATGTAATTCAAAAATGCACATATGGGATGTTTGCACATCTTTCGATTACGAATTATTTAAAGGTTTTCATCCCGTTTTGAATTTCGGTATTGAAAAAAATCCCGATAAAGAGAACAACACTCCCGTTATCTTTGGATTAATTGGCTTATATTATATGATAATAAAAGATATTGAATTAAGTTCAGGATACAAACAAGGATTAAGCGAATCCGAATGTGATTATACGGGCATAGCAGGATTTACAATACGATTTTGA
- a CDS encoding diacylglycerol kinase family protein, translating into MEQFKKALFVLNPVSVGKRNKNISEKIKSIIGEKINHKIIIWENAKHDIGSIVKAEMNKENYDLIVAVGGDGTANEIASVLTNTNVTFALIPSGSGNGLARHLKIPMKPDDALHLLLNGKVKNIDTCYINEHPFFCTSGIGFDAHIGKLFVNSVERGFNSYLKIVINEVFNYKPKLYELEIDGNKISVKAFLITFANANQYGNNAVIAPEADIQDGIIEVTVIKPFNVFQAIIMAVRLFARNINKSCCVETYKAKNIKLFSVENNVIHFDGEQGEISGNLELKNHKQSLRVLVK; encoded by the coding sequence ATGGAGCAGTTCAAAAAAGCGTTATTTGTATTAAATCCGGTATCTGTTGGAAAAAGAAATAAAAATATTTCAGAAAAAATAAAATCAATTATCGGAGAAAAAATAAATCATAAAATAATTATTTGGGAAAACGCAAAGCATGATATCGGAAGCATTGTGAAAGCCGAAATGAATAAAGAAAATTATGACTTGATTGTTGCTGTTGGTGGCGATGGAACTGCAAATGAAATAGCATCGGTACTCACAAACACAAATGTTACATTTGCATTAATACCATCGGGTTCGGGAAATGGTCTTGCCCGCCATCTTAAAATTCCAATGAAGCCGGATGATGCTTTACATCTCCTGTTAAATGGAAAGGTGAAAAATATTGATACATGTTATATAAATGAGCATCCGTTTTTTTGTACGAGCGGTATAGGTTTTGATGCACATATTGGAAAATTATTTGTCAATAGTGTTGAACGCGGTTTCAATAGTTATCTTAAAATCGTCATTAATGAAGTTTTTAATTATAAACCTAAATTGTATGAATTGGAAATTGATGGTAATAAAATTTCCGTAAAAGCTTTTCTAATTACTTTTGCAAATGCAAATCAATATGGCAATAATGCTGTAATTGCTCCTGAAGCCGATATTCAGGATGGAATTATTGAGGTTACAGTTATAAAACCGTTTAATGTTTTTCAGGCAATTATAATGGCAGTGCGATTGTTTGCCCGCAATATTAATAAGTCCTGCTGTGTTGAAACGTATAAAGCAAAAAATATTAAATTATTTTCTGTAGAAAACAATGTAATTCATTTTGATGGCGAACAGGGCGAAATATCAGGAAATTTAGAATTAAAAAATCACAAACAAAGTTTAAGGGTTTTGGTAAAATGA
- a CDS encoding inorganic phosphate transporter — MLGLDLGLFILLFVCLLAACTFEFINGFHDTANAVATVIYTKSLKPHAAVIWSGIWNFLGVYLGGIAVAMGIINLLPLQALVDQNIYHSVSMILSLILTAVIWNFSTWYLGIPCSSSHTLIGSIFGVGIAFMITTSNSVEPNWNKVIDAGLSLLVSPIIGFGVTIILMFFLKKIIKKKKFFHTPEEHKKPPFWIRGLLVLTCTSVSYSHGSNDGQKGIGLFMIILICFLPARFAINPSKNPSNMIGSANAIEWFLNKTDKNKMLPKDTIAVFKAQMNIATIKNILNNLQNPDVDSKKYNFELRKNILNLESLTPGLTTCKTNLNKDELYKLKLNIKELKSYTEFAPWWVILLVSLSLGLGTMFGWKRIVVTIGEKIGRTNMNYAQGASSGIVAACTIGFSSFLGLPVSTTHVLSSGVAGSMVYEGGIKNLQRKTITNIILTWIITIPVTILLSGGLFLLFRSFAR, encoded by the coding sequence ATGTTAGGATTGGATTTAGGTTTATTTATTCTGCTGTTCGTTTGCTTACTTGCTGCCTGCACGTTTGAATTCATCAATGGATTTCATGATACGGCAAATGCTGTTGCAACAGTTATTTATACAAAGTCATTAAAACCACATGCCGCAGTGATATGGTCGGGTATATGGAATTTTCTTGGTGTTTATCTCGGAGGTATTGCTGTTGCAATGGGAATTATTAACCTTTTACCACTACAGGCATTGGTTGACCAGAATATTTATCACAGCGTTTCAATGATATTATCACTCATATTAACAGCTGTAATATGGAATTTTAGCACGTGGTATCTCGGAATACCTTGTTCAAGTTCACACACATTAATTGGTTCAATTTTTGGGGTAGGAATTGCCTTTATGATTACTACTTCAAATTCTGTAGAACCGAACTGGAATAAAGTAATTGATGCCGGACTTTCTTTGCTCGTTTCACCGATAATTGGATTTGGAGTAACAATTATATTAATGTTTTTTTTAAAAAAAATAATTAAAAAAAAGAAATTCTTTCACACACCCGAGGAGCATAAAAAACCTCCGTTCTGGATAAGAGGACTTCTGGTTCTCACCTGTACGAGCGTCAGCTATTCACATGGCTCAAACGATGGACAAAAAGGAATAGGTTTGTTTATGATAATTTTAATATGCTTTTTACCGGCACGATTTGCAATAAACCCTTCCAAAAATCCATCAAACATGATTGGTAGCGCAAATGCTATTGAGTGGTTCCTTAACAAAACCGATAAAAACAAAATGCTGCCAAAAGATACTATTGCTGTTTTTAAAGCGCAAATGAACATTGCCACAATAAAAAATATTTTGAATAATCTGCAAAATCCTGATGTTGATTCAAAAAAATACAATTTCGAATTACGAAAAAACATTTTAAATCTGGAAAGTTTAACTCCCGGATTAACAACTTGCAAAACTAATCTTAATAAAGATGAATTATACAAACTTAAATTAAATATAAAAGAGCTTAAGTCATACACCGAGTTTGCTCCATGGTGGGTAATTCTTTTAGTTTCGCTTTCTCTCGGACTTGGAACAATGTTCGGATGGAAAAGAATAGTAGTAACTATAGGAGAAAAAATAGGAAGAACTAACATGAATTATGCACAGGGTGCCAGCTCAGGAATAGTAGCCGCATGCACAATAGGATTCTCTTCATTTTTAGGATTACCTGTAAGCACTACTCACGTTTTGTCTTCCGGCGTTGCAGGAAGCATGGTTTATGAAGGAGGCATTAAAAATTTACAGAGAAAAACAATTACAAACATTATTCTTACATGGATAATTACAATTCCCGTAACAATCCTTCTTTCCGGCGGATTGTTTTTATTGTTTAGAAGTTTTGCAAGATAG
- a CDS encoding sulfite exporter TauE/SafE family protein: protein MNEALILLTITAASIGFFHTLTGPDHYVPFIVMSKARNWSVSKTIWITILCGIGHVGSSVVIGLVGIATGIAVAKLEFIEGYRGNVAAWLFILFGLIYFIWGLWKAYKNKPHKHFHIHENNEIYLHKHLHKHSHDGEKHEHTHKEEKKINLTPWVLFTVFVFGPCEPLIPILMYPAAQESISGMLIVTLVFSFFTIATMLTIVLISLFGFNFIPMHKMERYMHAIAGGTILICGLGIEFLGF, encoded by the coding sequence ATGAACGAAGCATTAATATTACTTACAATCACAGCAGCATCAATCGGATTTTTCCACACGCTGACAGGACCTGACCATTATGTTCCTTTTATAGTTATGTCAAAAGCCCGCAATTGGTCAGTTTCAAAAACAATATGGATAACAATTTTATGCGGCATTGGGCATGTGGGGAGTTCCGTTGTAATAGGGCTTGTTGGTATTGCAACAGGCATTGCCGTTGCAAAATTAGAATTTATTGAAGGTTATCGTGGCAATGTTGCTGCATGGCTTTTTATTTTGTTTGGATTAATTTATTTTATCTGGGGATTATGGAAAGCATATAAAAACAAACCACACAAACATTTTCATATTCACGAAAATAATGAAATTTATTTACATAAACATTTGCACAAACATTCACATGATGGCGAAAAACATGAACACACACACAAAGAAGAAAAAAAAATAAATTTAACTCCATGGGTATTATTTACGGTTTTTGTTTTCGGTCCCTGCGAACCGCTGATTCCCATACTTATGTATCCTGCGGCACAAGAAAGTATTTCAGGTATGCTCATTGTAACTCTCGTATTTTCATTTTTCACAATTGCAACAATGCTCACAATTGTGTTAATCTCATTGTTCGGATTTAATTTTATTCCGATGCATAAAATGGAACGTTATATGCACGCAATTGCAGGCGGAACAATTCTTATTTGCGGATTAGGAATTGAATTTCTGGGATTTTGA
- the glgP gene encoding alpha-glucan family phosphorylase — MPESKIINPDYIFEVSWEVCNKVGGIYTVISTKALTLTKQHKNNLIFIGPDVWKESTSDNPDFTEDKFLFKSWREQAESKGFRIKVGRWNIEGRPVAILIDFTTLFPQKDVIFAGFWEKYNLDSISGQWDYVEPALFGYAAGTLIENFYLFNNSLSDKVVAQFHEWMTGTGLLYLHDNVPQIGTIFTTHATVAGRCISGNGLPLYENLSEYNGDEKASQFHVTAKHSLEKTSANTADCFTTVSEITAKECAQLLKKDVDVITPNGFEDSFVPPKNLFDEKRMQAKEKLFKVGEALLNQKLSRDSVFVAISGRYEFHNKGIDLFIDALSKLNQNKDLKNDIIAYILVPAGHYGPRKVVLDRMENPDFNEPTIDKHLTHRIQNKESDPILKRLSQNNLRNLPEDKVKVIFVPCYLNGYDGLFNMHYYDVLIGIDVTVFPSYYEPWGYTPLESLAFHVPTVTTTLSGFGMWIKTIYDKMTEGAAVIERTENNNDYVVSEIVNELQDYINRSEEGRAKSREQAFVMSRIALWKNLIKYYEQAYNIALSKVQKRASTFKAKLYPEITLHKVESQHKPIWRRINIESNVPKSLEGIKEIASNLWWTWNPESEELFEYMDCELWNKTNHNPVAMINSMHYSQFLKFEKDKIFTDKLKKVHKEFTDYISKSSEKDKPKIAYVSMEFGFHDSLKTFSGGLGILAGDYLKEASDCNHDIIGISLLYRNGYFIQQLSLNGAQLSVIEPQHYSQTPLKPVKDENGEWKEITLAFPGRTIYARIWKVDVGRVPLYLLDTDYDKNSESDRSITYQLYGGDWENRLKQELLLGVGGIRLLDALDLNPDIYHCNEGHAAFLCVERLRKVMQNENRSFLEAMEIVKSSNLFTTHTPVPAGHDAFSEDMLRTYLSHYPDRLNLTWNEFMSLGKLHADDSTEKFSMSYLAARLSSEINGVSKIHGRVSQKMFSDLWEGYFPEESHVSYVTNGVHYPTWTAGRWRELYETTFEKGFLENQSEKKFWKKIHEVPDKTIWDIRQKLRKELMVYVNNRIINSWTKRQENTHKIIEIVKTTKDDILTIGFARRFATYKRAYLLFKDINRLNEIVNDKKKPVQFIFAGKAHPQDKAGQESIKAIFDISRRPEFMGKILFVENYDMELAKKLVQGVDVWLNNPRRPLEASGTSGEKATMNGVLNFSVMDGWWAEGYVEKAGWALEEKAAYNNEEFQDELDAVTIYNILENEIIPMFYKRDANGIPKEWISYIKKAIAEIAPKYNTKRMIEDYYNKFYNKLYKNSLNLKENDFMLAKKLAHWKKVVSRGWESIEIVSVATSPDVANNALKLGHDFHAEVVLDLNELSVDDIGIEIIFTDIASEQPEIIYKLELTFEKINDRQVKFICDVPSDKAGTYNYGFRIFPKNPNLIHRQDLNLIRWF; from the coding sequence ATGCCTGAAAGCAAAATTATTAATCCCGATTACATTTTTGAAGTAAGTTGGGAAGTTTGTAACAAAGTTGGTGGAATATATACAGTCATTTCTACGAAAGCTTTAACCTTAACAAAACAACATAAAAACAATTTAATATTTATCGGACCTGATGTCTGGAAAGAAAGCACATCGGACAATCCTGATTTTACTGAAGATAAATTTTTATTTAAGTCATGGCGGGAACAGGCAGAAAGCAAAGGATTCAGGATAAAAGTAGGCAGATGGAATATTGAAGGAAGACCTGTTGCGATATTAATTGATTTCACCACACTATTTCCGCAAAAGGATGTAATATTTGCCGGTTTCTGGGAAAAATATAACCTTGATTCTATTTCAGGGCAATGGGATTATGTTGAACCTGCATTATTTGGTTATGCAGCAGGAACATTAATTGAAAATTTTTATTTATTTAACAACAGTTTATCCGATAAAGTAGTTGCCCAGTTTCATGAATGGATGACAGGTACCGGTTTGCTTTACCTGCACGATAATGTGCCGCAAATCGGAACCATATTTACAACTCATGCAACAGTTGCAGGACGATGCATTTCAGGAAACGGACTTCCTCTTTATGAAAATTTATCTGAATATAACGGAGATGAAAAAGCAAGCCAGTTTCATGTTACAGCAAAACATTCGCTTGAAAAAACTTCTGCAAATACTGCAGATTGCTTCACAACTGTCAGCGAGATTACTGCAAAAGAATGCGCCCAACTGCTAAAAAAAGACGTGGATGTTATCACTCCTAATGGCTTTGAGGATTCATTTGTTCCCCCTAAAAATTTATTTGATGAAAAAAGAATGCAAGCCAAAGAAAAATTATTTAAAGTTGGTGAAGCACTTTTAAATCAAAAGTTGTCACGAGACAGTGTGTTTGTTGCAATCAGCGGAAGATATGAATTTCACAATAAAGGAATTGACCTGTTCATTGATGCCCTCAGCAAACTAAACCAGAATAAAGATTTAAAAAATGATATAATTGCATATATTTTAGTTCCTGCAGGCCATTACGGACCAAGAAAAGTAGTGTTAGACCGTATGGAAAATCCCGATTTTAATGAACCTACAATTGACAAACATCTTACTCACAGGATTCAAAATAAAGAATCTGACCCTATATTAAAAAGATTATCTCAAAACAATTTACGAAATCTTCCTGAAGATAAAGTAAAAGTGATTTTTGTACCATGCTATCTGAACGGTTACGATGGACTTTTCAACATGCACTATTACGATGTTTTAATAGGAATTGACGTAACAGTATTTCCCTCATATTACGAACCGTGGGGATATACCCCGCTCGAAAGCTTGGCTTTTCATGTACCCACTGTTACCACAACTCTTTCAGGTTTTGGCATGTGGATTAAAACCATTTACGACAAAATGACCGAAGGTGCTGCTGTAATTGAAAGAACAGAGAATAATAATGATTATGTGGTTTCAGAAATAGTTAATGAATTACAGGATTATATCAATAGATCCGAAGAAGGAAGAGCCAAATCACGAGAGCAGGCATTTGTTATGTCAAGAATTGCTTTGTGGAAAAATCTAATAAAATATTACGAGCAAGCATATAATATCGCATTGAGCAAAGTTCAAAAAAGAGCATCTACATTTAAAGCTAAACTTTATCCTGAAATAACCCTGCACAAAGTAGAATCACAACACAAGCCTATTTGGCGTCGCATCAACATTGAATCAAATGTACCCAAATCGCTGGAAGGAATTAAGGAAATTGCAAGCAATCTTTGGTGGACATGGAATCCTGAAAGTGAAGAATTATTTGAATATATGGATTGTGAATTATGGAATAAAACAAATCACAATCCTGTTGCAATGATTAATTCGATGCATTATTCACAATTTCTGAAATTTGAAAAAGATAAAATTTTTACTGACAAACTAAAAAAAGTTCACAAAGAATTTACTGATTATATTTCCAAATCTTCTGAAAAAGACAAACCGAAAATAGCATATGTCTCTATGGAATTCGGCTTTCACGATTCCCTGAAAACTTTTTCGGGAGGACTGGGAATTCTGGCAGGAGATTATTTAAAGGAAGCAAGTGATTGCAATCATGATATAATTGGGATAAGCTTATTATACAGAAACGGATATTTTATTCAGCAATTATCTTTAAACGGAGCACAATTAAGTGTTATTGAACCTCAGCATTATTCGCAAACACCTCTTAAACCCGTTAAAGATGAAAATGGTGAATGGAAAGAAATAACACTTGCATTTCCGGGACGTACCATTTACGCAAGAATCTGGAAAGTTGATGTAGGCAGAGTTCCTTTGTATCTTTTAGATACTGATTACGATAAAAACTCAGAGAGCGACCGTTCAATAACTTATCAATTATACGGAGGAGATTGGGAAAATCGCTTGAAACAAGAACTTTTACTCGGTGTTGGCGGAATAAGATTATTGGATGCACTTGATTTGAATCCTGATATTTATCATTGTAACGAAGGACATGCAGCATTTCTCTGTGTTGAACGACTTAGAAAAGTGATGCAAAACGAAAACCGTTCTTTCCTCGAAGCAATGGAAATTGTAAAATCTTCAAATCTTTTTACAACTCATACCCCTGTTCCGGCAGGACATGATGCCTTTTCTGAAGATATGCTAAGAACATATCTCTCGCATTACCCCGACCGGCTTAATTTAACATGGAACGAATTTATGAGCTTAGGAAAATTGCATGCTGACGACAGTACTGAAAAATTCTCAATGAGCTATCTTGCCGCACGATTATCAAGTGAAATCAACGGAGTAAGCAAAATTCACGGAAGGGTTTCGCAAAAAATGTTTTCAGACCTTTGGGAAGGTTATTTCCCCGAAGAGTCACACGTAAGTTACGTAACCAATGGAGTGCATTACCCCACATGGACAGCAGGAAGATGGCGTGAACTTTATGAAACAACTTTTGAAAAAGGATTTTTAGAAAATCAATCAGAAAAAAAATTCTGGAAAAAAATTCACGAAGTTCCCGATAAAACAATATGGGATATACGACAGAAGCTACGAAAAGAGTTAATGGTATATGTTAATAACAGAATCATAAACAGCTGGACAAAGCGTCAGGAAAACACCCATAAAATTATAGAAATTGTTAAAACAACAAAAGACGATATACTCACTATCGGCTTTGCAAGGCGTTTTGCAACATACAAAAGAGCTTATTTGTTATTCAAAGACATTAACAGATTGAATGAAATTGTTAATGATAAAAAGAAACCCGTGCAATTTATTTTTGCAGGTAAAGCTCATCCACAGGATAAAGCAGGTCAGGAATCCATCAAAGCAATTTTTGACATTTCAAGAAGACCTGAGTTTATGGGTAAAATATTATTTGTTGAAAATTATGACATGGAACTTGCAAAAAAACTTGTTCAGGGTGTTGATGTATGGCTTAATAATCCGAGGCGACCGCTTGAAGCTTCAGGAACAAGCGGAGAAAAAGCAACTATGAACGGTGTACTTAATTTTAGTGTAATGGACGGATGGTGGGCTGAAGGGTATGTTGAAAAAGCAGGATGGGCACTTGAAGAAAAAGCAGCATACAATAACGAAGAATTTCAGGATGAACTTGATGCCGTTACAATTTATAATATTCTTGAAAATGAAATAATACCGATGTTCTACAAAAGAGACGCAAATGGTATTCCCAAAGAATGGATTTCATATATTAAAAAAGCAATAGCCGAAATAGCCCCGAAATACAATACAAAGAGAATGATTGAAGATTATTATAACAAATTTTATAATAAATTATATAAAAATTCTTTAAACCTCAAAGAAAATGACTTTATGCTTGCAAAAAAACTTGCGCATTGGAAAAAAGTTGTTTCGAGAGGATGGGAAAGCATCGAAATAGTTTCCGTAGCAACAAGTCCGGATGTTGCGAACAATGCACTAAAACTCGGACATGACTTTCATGCAGAAGTTGTACTCGATTTGAACGAACTTTCAGTTGATGACATAGGTATTGAAATAATTTTTACCGATATAGCAAGCGAGCAACCTGAAATTATTTATAAACTTGAACTTACGTTTGAAAAAATTAACGACAGGCAAGTAAAGTTCATCTGCGACGTTCCCTCCGATAAGGCAGGTACATATAATTATGGCTTCAGAATCTTCCCTAAAAATCCTAATTTAATACACAGGCAAGATTTGAATTTGATTAGGTGGTTCTGA
- the nikR gene encoding nickel-responsive transcriptional regulator NikR, which translates to MQIKRFGVSLEKSILQSLDALVKQNKFPNRSQAIRNLIKNNNVKEKWDNNKAVAGAIVIVYDHHKRELNNILMHIQHDFHDLILSTQHVHIAHDLCLETIAVKGKSKDLINLSERIIGTKGIKHGKLVMTDLE; encoded by the coding sequence ATGCAAATAAAACGATTTGGAGTTTCACTCGAAAAAAGCATTTTGCAATCGCTCGATGCACTTGTTAAGCAAAACAAGTTTCCCAATCGTTCGCAGGCAATCCGTAATCTTATTAAGAACAATAATGTAAAAGAAAAGTGGGATAATAACAAGGCAGTTGCCGGTGCAATTGTTATTGTTTACGACCACCACAAAAGAGAACTAAATAATATTTTAATGCACATCCAGCACGATTTTCATGATTTGATTCTCTCAACCCAACATGTCCATATTGCTCATGACTTATGCCTCGAAACTATTGCTGTTAAAGGAAAATCAAAAGATTTGATTAATTTGTCAGAAAGAATAATAGGAACAAAGGGAATTAAGCATGGTAAGCTTGTGATGACGGATTTGGAATAA
- a CDS encoding argininosuccinate synthase yields the protein MKKDKIVLAYSGGLDTSVILKWLLEKNYDVIAYIADVGQDEDFEAAKEKALKIGASKVYIEDLKEEFVEDFIFPAIKANAVYENRYLLGTALARPLIAKKHIEIAEKENADYVAHGATGKGNDQVRFELTFYALNPKIKIISPWKTQEFLNEFKGRTDMLNYAEKHKIPVKASLKKPYSEDDNLMHISHEAGILEDPKYTPEKDIYVKMKLPQYAPDKETKIEIHFKNGLPVKVVNRDDKTQYTKPLELFQYLNKVGGENGIGLEDLVENRYVGIKSRGVYETPGGTILLKAHMDIEGIAMDREVMKLRNMLSPVFAEIVYNGYWYSPEMDFLMAAINKSQELIDGIVYLTLYKGNILVDGRESPSSLYNKEMSSMDIEGGFDQKDSAGFIRINAVRLMAHNEIMKKKNSNK from the coding sequence ATGAAAAAAGATAAAATAGTATTGGCATACAGCGGTGGATTGGACACTTCTGTAATTTTAAAATGGTTGTTGGAAAAAAATTATGATGTAATAGCATATATTGCTGATGTTGGACAAGATGAAGATTTTGAAGCAGCAAAGGAAAAAGCTTTAAAGATAGGTGCTTCAAAAGTTTATATCGAAGATTTGAAAGAAGAGTTTGTTGAAGATTTTATTTTTCCTGCAATAAAAGCAAATGCAGTGTATGAAAACAGATACTTGCTTGGCACAGCTCTTGCCCGTCCTTTGATTGCCAAAAAGCATATCGAAATTGCTGAAAAAGAAAATGCAGATTATGTTGCACATGGTGCTACAGGTAAGGGAAATGACCAGGTTCGTTTTGAGCTTACTTTTTACGCATTGAATCCGAAAATAAAAATTATTTCTCCATGGAAAACGCAAGAGTTCTTGAATGAATTTAAGGGTAGGACAGACATGTTGAATTATGCTGAAAAGCACAAAATACCGGTAAAAGCATCATTGAAGAAACCATACAGCGAAGACGATAATCTGATGCACATCAGCCACGAAGCAGGAATCCTTGAAGACCCAAAATATACTCCCGAAAAAGATATTTATGTTAAAATGAAGCTCCCTCAATACGCACCTGATAAAGAAACTAAAATTGAAATTCATTTTAAAAATGGGTTACCTGTTAAGGTTGTTAATCGTGATGATAAAACTCAATACACAAAACCATTAGAGTTGTTTCAATATTTGAATAAAGTGGGAGGGGAAAATGGAATCGGACTCGAGGATTTGGTTGAAAATCGTTATGTAGGTATTAAATCGCGCGGTGTGTATGAAACTCCCGGTGGAACAATCCTTTTGAAAGCACACATGGACATTGAAGGAATAGCAATGGACAGAGAAGTTATGAAATTGCGCAACATGCTTTCGCCTGTTTTTGCTGAAATAGTGTATAACGGATACTGGTACAGTCCCGAAATGGATTTCCTGATGGCTGCAATTAATAAAAGTCAGGAATTGATTGATGGCATTGTATATTTAACTTTATATAAAGGAAACATATTGGTTGATGGCAGGGAATCTCCGAGTTCATTATATAATAAAGAGATGTCGAGCATGGATATTGAAGGTGGCTTTGACCAGAAGGATAGTGCTGGATTTATCAGGATTAATGCTGTTCGACTAATGGCTCATAACGAAATTATGAAAAAGAAGAACAGCAATAAATAA